Below is a window of Acidobacteriota bacterium DNA.
GAGATGGTGATTCCGGGAGACAACACGAACCTGGAGGTGGAGTTGATCACCCCGATCGCGATGGAGAAGGGCTTGCGCTTCGCCATTCGCGAGGGTGGCCGCACCGTCGGTGCCGGCTCCATCACGGACATCCTGGAGTAGACGATGGCGAGCGACAAAATCCGCATCCGTCTGAAGGCCTACGACTATCGGCTGCTGGACCAATCAGCGACTGAAATCGTGGACACGGCGCAACGCACCGGGGCGCGCATCGCGGGGCCGATCCCGCTGCCGACCCATATCCAGCGATTCACGGTGCTGCGGTCTCCGCACGTCGACAAAAAGTCGCGCGAGCAGTTCGAGATCCGCACCCACAAGAGGCTGCTCGACATTCTCGAGCCGACCCAGCAGACCATCGATGCTTTGATGAAGCTCGAGCTGCCGGCCGGCGTCGATGTCGAGATCAAGGCCTACGGAGCGAGGTGATCCGATGGTACGCGGCATACTCGGCAAGAAAGTCGGCATGACCCAGATCTTCGATGATGCCGGCCGGGTTGTCCCGGTGACGGTAGTCGAGGCCGGGCCATGCGTGATCGTTCAGCGCAAGTCCGAAGATTCCGACGGCTACGAGGCGGTGCAGCTCGGGCTCGTGGAACGGAGTCCGCGGCGCGATGCGCCAAAGGCGATCGGCGGCCATTTCTCGGCGGCCGGTATTCCGCCGACGCGCTTCGTGGCCGAGGTTCCGGTCGACAGCGAGGACGAGGCGAAGCCCGGTGACTCCGTGCTGGCGGACATCTTCTCGGCCGACGAGAAGGTGCACGTGGTCGGCAAGTCAAAGGGCCGCGGCTTCCAGGGTGTCATCAAGCGACACAACTTCGGCGGCGGCCGCGCCAGCCACGGCTCGATGTTTCACCGCGCGCCGGGATCCATCGGTCGTTCGGCCTGGCCTTCCCGCGTCTTTCCGGGACAGGGGATGCCCGGACAGATGGGCAACAAGCGGGTCACGGTGAAGAACGCCAAGGTCGTGAAGGTGGACGCGGATCGGAATCTGCTCTTCCTCAAGGGCGGCGTCCCGGGTGCACGCAACAGCTATATCCGGATCGTCAAGGTGTCGTGAGGGGATGGGTGGTGTCATGAAGATCGAAGTCAAGAACTGGGACAACAAGGTAACGGGAGAGATCGAACTCCCCGACGCCATCTTCGCCCGCGAGGTGAACCAGCACCTGGTGTGGGAGGTCGTACGTGCGTACCTGGCGAGCCGCCGGCGCGGGACCCACAAGACCAAGGAGCGTTCCGACGTCAAGGGCACCCGCTCGAAGCCGTGGCGCCAGAAGCACACCGGACGTGCCCGAGCCGGTTCCCGCCAGTCGCCCCTGTGGCGTTCGGGCGGCACCGTACACGGGCCGCGGCCGCGATCCTACGCACAGAAGGTGAACAAGAAGGCGCGCCGCGCCGCCCTGAGCGGTGTTCTGTCGCAACGTCTGGCCGAGGGCCGGTTGCTGGTGCTCGACTCGCTCGAGCTCGACGCACCGAAAACCAAGGACTTCCTCGGTCGCCTCGACAAGCTCGGCGTCAAGGGTGACAAGGTGCTGTTAGTGGATGGCCTGGAGAATCTCAACCTCCACCTCGCGAGCCGCAACCGGCCAGAGCTGAAGATGCTCGACGCCGGATCGCTCAACGCCTACGAGGTGCTCAACCACCGCTGGATCGTCGCCTCCCAGCCGTCGGTGCTTTCGCTCGCGGAGGTGCTGTCATGAAGCCTCGCCAGATCATTCTGCGGCCGATCATTACCGAGAAAACGACGCTCATGCAGGAGCGTGAGAACACCGTGTGCTTCGAGGTCGATCGCCGGGCCAACAAGATCCAGGTCCGAAATGCGGTCGAGGAGCTCTTTGACGTCAAGGTAACGGGCGTCCATATCGTCAATCGCAAGGGCAAACCGATCCTGCGCTACGGCCGCACTGTCAGCCACCGCGGGGCCAGCCGCAAGGCGTACGTAACACTGGCCGAAGGCTCGAAGACGCTCGAGTTCTTCGAAGGTATCTGAGGAGTCTGTCATGGCGATCCGGTCATACAAACCGACATCTCCGGGACGACGATTCGTCACCACCTCCGATTTTCGGGAGATCACGACGAGCCGTCCCGAGAAGAAGCTGACCGAGGGCAAGAAGCGTTCCTCGGGCCGAAATGCCGAGGGTCACATCACTTCTCGGCACCGCGGCAGGGGTCACAAACGGCGCTACCGCATCATCGATTTCCGGCGTAACAAGTTTGATGTGCCGGCGCGAGTGGCGACGATCGAGTATGACCCAAACCGCTCTGCCAACATCGCTCTGCTCCACTACGCCGACGGCGAGAAGCGTTACATCCTCGCTCCGGTCGGCCTGAAGGTGAATGACACCGTTGTTGCCGGGCAGAAGGCGGATGTGCGGGTGGCGAACGCGATGCCGATCGGCAACATCCCGCTCGGCACCCTGGTCCACAACGTCGAGCTCAAGCCCGGCAAGGGTGGGCAGATGGTGCGCTCAGCCGGAACCTCGGCCCAGATTATGGCCAAGGAGGGGAAGTACACGACCCTTCGTATGCCTTCCGGAGAGATGCGCATGGTGTTGTCGTCGTGCATGGCGACGATTGGTCAGGTCGGGAATCAGGATCACAGCAATCTCGCCCTCGGCAAGGCCGGCCGCTCTCGCTGGCTCGGGGTCAGACCGCAGACCCGGGGCACCGCAATGAACCCGGTCGACCATCCGCACGGCGGTGGCGAGGGACGCAACAAGGGCCGTCACCCGGTCTCTCCCTGGGGCTGGCCCACGAAGGGCGCCAAGACCCGCCGGCCCAAGGCGTCGGATCGGCTGATCGTAGCGCGGCGCAGGAAGAAGTAGGGGGAGGAGATCATGTCACGTTCAATCCGCAAAGGGCCGTTTGTCGACGAACATCTGGCGAAAAAGGTGGAGGCGGTGAGCGGTGCCGGCGACCGCCGGGTCATCAAGACCTGGTCCCGGCGCTCGACAGTCACCCCGCTGATGGTCGGTATGACGATTGCGGTGCACAACGGCCACAAGTTCGTGCCGGTGTTCATCACCGAGAACATGGTCGGGCACAAGCTAGGTGAGTTCGCGCCGACCCGGACTTTCCGGGGCCACTCGGGCACGCGGCGCGAGAAGGGCGTGTAGCGAGGGGGCATGATGGATTCACGAGCTCAACTGAGGTACTATCGTTCGTCGCCGCGAAAGGTGCGGCTGGTTGCGGACATGGTCCGTGGCCAGGCAGTTGAACCGGCCCTCACGTCGTTGCAACTGAGCCCCAAGTACGCGGCGAAGGACGTCGCCAAGCTGGTCAAGTCGGCGCTCGCC
It encodes the following:
- the rplB gene encoding 50S ribosomal protein L2, giving the protein MAIRSYKPTSPGRRFVTTSDFREITTSRPEKKLTEGKKRSSGRNAEGHITSRHRGRGHKRRYRIIDFRRNKFDVPARVATIEYDPNRSANIALLHYADGEKRYILAPVGLKVNDTVVAGQKADVRVANAMPIGNIPLGTLVHNVELKPGKGGQMVRSAGTSAQIMAKEGKYTTLRMPSGEMRMVLSSCMATIGQVGNQDHSNLALGKAGRSRWLGVRPQTRGTAMNPVDHPHGGGEGRNKGRHPVSPWGWPTKGAKTRRPKASDRLIVARRRKK
- the rplV gene encoding 50S ribosomal protein L22, encoding MMDSRAQLRYYRSSPRKVRLVADMVRGQAVEPALTSLQLSPKYAAKDVAKLVKSALANLEQSQPSVDVDQVFISKITVDGGPSLRRGRPASKWVRMHRILKRMCHVTVELSVKE
- the rpsS gene encoding 30S ribosomal protein S19, whose amino-acid sequence is MSRSIRKGPFVDEHLAKKVEAVSGAGDRRVIKTWSRRSTVTPLMVGMTIAVHNGHKFVPVFITENMVGHKLGEFAPTRTFRGHSGTRREKGV
- the rplC gene encoding 50S ribosomal protein L3, with protein sequence MVRGILGKKVGMTQIFDDAGRVVPVTVVEAGPCVIVQRKSEDSDGYEAVQLGLVERSPRRDAPKAIGGHFSAAGIPPTRFVAEVPVDSEDEAKPGDSVLADIFSADEKVHVVGKSKGRGFQGVIKRHNFGGGRASHGSMFHRAPGSIGRSAWPSRVFPGQGMPGQMGNKRVTVKNAKVVKVDADRNLLFLKGGVPGARNSYIRIVKVS
- the tuf gene encoding elongation factor Tu (EF-Tu; promotes GTP-dependent binding of aminoacyl-tRNA to the A-site of ribosomes during protein biosynthesis; when the tRNA anticodon matches the mRNA codon, GTP hydrolysis results; the inactive EF-Tu-GDP leaves the ribosome and release of GDP is promoted by elongation factor Ts; many prokaryotes have two copies of the gene encoding EF-Tu) — its product is EMVIPGDNTNLEVELITPIAMEKGLRFAIREGGRTVGAGSITDILE
- the rplD gene encoding 50S ribosomal protein L4, which encodes MKIEVKNWDNKVTGEIELPDAIFAREVNQHLVWEVVRAYLASRRRGTHKTKERSDVKGTRSKPWRQKHTGRARAGSRQSPLWRSGGTVHGPRPRSYAQKVNKKARRAALSGVLSQRLAEGRLLVLDSLELDAPKTKDFLGRLDKLGVKGDKVLLVDGLENLNLHLASRNRPELKMLDAGSLNAYEVLNHRWIVASQPSVLSLAEVLS
- the rplW gene encoding 50S ribosomal protein L23, whose protein sequence is MKPRQIILRPIITEKTTLMQERENTVCFEVDRRANKIQVRNAVEELFDVKVTGVHIVNRKGKPILRYGRTVSHRGASRKAYVTLAEGSKTLEFFEGI
- the rpsJ gene encoding 30S ribosomal protein S10; translated protein: MASDKIRIRLKAYDYRLLDQSATEIVDTAQRTGARIAGPIPLPTHIQRFTVLRSPHVDKKSREQFEIRTHKRLLDILEPTQQTIDALMKLELPAGVDVEIKAYGAR